A region from the Melioribacter roseus P3M-2 genome encodes:
- a CDS encoding HAD hydrolase family protein, translating to MNINIKEKLSNIRLFVFDLDGVLIHNEDDTEKLIETIAKYSREFKRRNLFLAVITARQKDELVEKLNEIENCYVAFGSIDKVSAAKLLFKKLNVDCENTFYVGDDILDIPLLNLCGLSAAPRTARREVKRVVDFILNGGNAEDIFIEILDYLDGKDEF from the coding sequence GTGAACATTAATATAAAAGAGAAACTGAGCAACATTAGACTGTTTGTGTTTGACCTCGACGGCGTTCTTATTCACAATGAAGACGATACCGAAAAGCTGATTGAAACGATCGCAAAATACTCAAGGGAATTCAAAAGAAGGAATCTTTTCTTGGCGGTAATTACCGCCAGACAGAAAGACGAACTAGTCGAAAAATTGAACGAAATCGAAAATTGTTATGTGGCTTTCGGTAGCATCGATAAAGTATCGGCCGCTAAACTGTTGTTTAAGAAATTGAATGTCGATTGTGAAAATACTTTTTATGTCGGCGACGACATACTCGACATACCGCTGTTGAATTTATGCGGTCTATCGGCGGCTCCTCGCACAGCGCGCAGAGAGGTCAAAAGAGTTGTCGACTTTATTCTAAACGGCGGTAATGCTGAAGATATTTTTATCGAAATTTTGGATTATCTGGACGGAAAAGATGAATTCTGA
- the kdsA gene encoding 3-deoxy-8-phosphooctulonate synthase, which produces MVKINDLEIGDGRRFVLIAGPCVIENRDITFRTAEEIKKITSRLGIPYIFKSSYKKANRTSLNSFTGLPVEEAFAILKEVKEDFELPVLTDVHTEREIQKAAEVADVLQIPAFLCRQTELLIAAGKTGKAVNVKKGQFLAPEDMKFVVEKIESTGNNKILLTERGTTFGYHNLVVDMRGLEIMKETGYPVIMDATHAVQIPSAGGISGGQPRFIKTLAKAAAAVGIDGLFLEVHPDPSKALSDAGSQLPLNELEELLALIMKIDEIVKSEH; this is translated from the coding sequence ATGGTAAAAATTAATGACTTAGAAATAGGAGACGGCAGGAGGTTTGTCCTTATAGCCGGACCCTGCGTTATCGAAAACAGGGATATCACATTTCGTACGGCGGAGGAAATAAAAAAGATTACTTCGAGATTAGGCATCCCCTACATTTTCAAATCGAGTTATAAAAAAGCAAACCGCACAAGCCTCAATTCCTTTACCGGACTTCCGGTAGAAGAAGCGTTTGCAATACTCAAGGAAGTGAAAGAAGATTTCGAATTGCCCGTTTTAACCGACGTTCACACAGAACGGGAAATTCAAAAAGCGGCAGAAGTTGCAGACGTACTTCAGATTCCCGCTTTCCTCTGCAGACAAACCGAATTATTGATAGCCGCCGGTAAAACCGGCAAAGCCGTCAACGTAAAAAAAGGACAGTTCCTTGCGCCCGAAGACATGAAGTTTGTAGTCGAGAAAATCGAATCGACGGGCAACAATAAAATATTACTGACGGAAAGAGGAACTACTTTCGGATATCATAATCTCGTTGTCGATATGAGAGGGCTCGAAATTATGAAGGAAACCGGCTATCCCGTAATTATGGACGCTACGCACGCCGTTCAAATTCCGAGCGCGGGAGGAATAAGCGGCGGTCAACCACGATTCATTAAGACTCTAGCGAAAGCCGCGGCGGCCGTCGGTATCGACGGACTCTTTCTTGAAGTCCATCCCGACCCTTCGAAAGCCTTGAGCGATGCGGGCAGTCAGTTACCGCTGAATGAACTCGAAGAATTGCTCGCTCTGATTATGAAAATTGACGAGATTGTGAAAAGTGAACATTAA
- the lptB gene encoding LPS export ABC transporter ATP-binding protein: MKLSGEKLKKIYKKRTVVNGVSISVEQGEVVGLLGPNGAGKTTTFYMVVGMIKPNGGRVFVDNNEITEEPMYKRAKMGIGYLPQEASVFRRLSVEDNIMAILQMIDISKSEREERLESLLDELGIKHVRKNMGFQLSGGERRRTEIARALATNPKFILLDEPFAGVDPIAVEDIMNIVANLKHKGIGILITDHNVHETLSIVDRAYILINGKIFKEGTARELAEDEEVRKLYLGEKFRLDRYS, encoded by the coding sequence ATGAAATTAAGCGGCGAAAAACTTAAGAAAATTTATAAAAAAAGAACGGTAGTAAACGGAGTTTCGATATCGGTCGAGCAGGGCGAAGTAGTCGGACTTTTGGGACCGAACGGCGCGGGTAAAACTACTACTTTCTATATGGTCGTCGGAATGATTAAACCAAACGGCGGAAGAGTATTTGTCGATAACAATGAAATTACCGAAGAGCCGATGTACAAAAGAGCTAAAATGGGAATCGGCTATCTGCCGCAGGAAGCCTCGGTCTTCAGAAGATTGAGCGTCGAGGATAATATAATGGCGATTCTTCAAATGATCGATATTAGTAAATCCGAGAGGGAAGAGAGGCTCGAATCATTACTGGACGAACTCGGAATCAAACATGTCCGTAAAAATATGGGGTTTCAATTAAGCGGAGGCGAAAGAAGAAGGACGGAAATCGCAAGAGCTTTGGCTACGAATCCGAAATTTATATTACTCGACGAACCTTTTGCCGGAGTAGACCCGATTGCCGTCGAAGATATTATGAATATAGTCGCCAATCTAAAACATAAAGGCATCGGCATTTTAATTACCGACCATAATGTTCATGAAACGTTGAGTATTGTAGACCGCGCATATATTTTGATTAACGGGAAAATATTCAAAGAAGGCACAGCGCGCGAATTGGCTGAAGACGAGGAAGTCCGTAAACTCTACCTCGGCGAGAAATTCAGACTCGACCGCTACTCATAA
- a CDS encoding carbohydrate kinase family protein, with amino-acid sequence MDIALIGHSIIDYVSARGKESVRPGGIYYSALGMLSQKKDGDNIFLITGVDKNRFSLFNSLYGRLRTDFVFNLPDMPSVLLITEKEGEREEIYRNLSRELILPDVDWNRFDGILINMITGFDIDRNRLAEIRRNFEGLIYFDVHTLARGVDVGNRRLFRTIPEIDKWLSNVDILQCNENELKTVYDYNDRKEAAEEIMKHGVKLVLITRGNSGSELYYKSEDRTEAIELKAENVEEVNKIGCGDVFGSVFFYSYLSTRDLKYSLNKANYFAGLTAAGKIENIIKSKL; translated from the coding sequence ATGGATATTGCACTGATAGGACACTCGATAATCGATTACGTCTCAGCACGGGGAAAAGAATCCGTTCGACCGGGCGGAATCTATTATTCGGCGCTTGGAATGCTTTCCCAAAAGAAAGACGGGGACAATATTTTTTTAATTACGGGCGTGGACAAGAATCGATTTTCACTCTTTAATTCCCTCTACGGAAGACTGCGCACGGACTTCGTTTTCAATTTACCCGATATGCCTTCGGTTCTTTTGATTACCGAAAAAGAAGGCGAACGGGAGGAAATTTATAGAAATTTGTCGCGGGAATTAATTCTTCCGGACGTCGATTGGAACCGTTTCGACGGCATTTTGATTAATATGATCACCGGTTTTGATATCGACCGTAATCGACTTGCCGAGATAAGAAGAAATTTTGAAGGACTCATTTATTTCGACGTTCATACGCTGGCGCGCGGTGTCGACGTCGGGAACAGACGCTTGTTCAGAACCATACCCGAAATCGATAAATGGCTGTCGAACGTCGACATTCTACAATGCAACGAGAACGAATTGAAAACGGTTTATGATTACAACGACCGTAAAGAAGCCGCCGAAGAAATAATGAAGCACGGAGTCAAACTTGTTCTCATCACAAGAGGAAATTCGGGCTCGGAACTTTACTATAAATCTGAAGACAGGACGGAAGCGATTGAGCTTAAAGCAGAAAACGTCGAAGAAGTAAATAAAATCGGGTGCGGCGACGTCTTTGGGTCGGTCTTCTTTTATTCATATCTTTCGACCCGGGATTTGAAATATTCTCTTAATAAAGCCAATTATTTTGCGGGTTTAACCGCGGCGGGAAAAATCGAAAATATAATTAAATCGAAATTATGA
- a CDS encoding KpsF/GutQ family sugar-phosphate isomerase: protein MSEEQIIAKGREVIKIEGNAVLGLEKSIDDSFVKAVKIILSSKGRVVFTGMGKSGLIARKIVATMNSTGTAAIFMHPTDALHGDLGMVRKDDVVIMISKSGNTEELLNLIPMFKRIDVKIIGMLGVRDSKLGRECDVCLNVSVEQEACPHDLVPTASTTASLAMGDALAIALLEMRGFTPEDFALLHPAGSLGKRLSLRIEEIMIKGKDVPVVNEETPLKDTIYEITSKRLGTTCVVDDNGLLTGIITDGDLRRLLEKTLDLKDLKASDVMTVNPKTIKPDLLASFALQEMEKYNITSLIVIDDFGIPVGIVHLHDLVKLGLQRR from the coding sequence GTGTCTGAAGAGCAAATTATAGCCAAAGGCAGAGAAGTAATTAAAATAGAGGGCAATGCGGTTCTTGGACTGGAAAAAAGCATCGACGATTCGTTCGTAAAAGCCGTTAAAATAATACTCTCTTCTAAAGGAAGAGTCGTCTTTACCGGAATGGGGAAGTCGGGATTGATTGCCAGGAAGATAGTAGCCACTATGAATTCAACCGGAACTGCGGCAATATTTATGCATCCGACCGACGCGCTTCACGGCGACCTCGGCATGGTAAGAAAAGACGACGTCGTCATTATGATTTCCAAGAGCGGAAATACTGAAGAATTATTGAATCTGATTCCGATGTTCAAAAGAATCGACGTTAAGATAATCGGAATGCTCGGAGTAAGAGATTCGAAGCTGGGCAGGGAATGCGACGTTTGTTTGAATGTTTCCGTCGAGCAGGAAGCCTGTCCTCACGATCTGGTTCCGACTGCGTCGACTACCGCCTCGCTGGCAATGGGCGACGCTCTTGCAATCGCGCTTTTGGAAATGAGGGGTTTTACTCCCGAGGATTTTGCGCTGCTCCATCCCGCCGGCAGTCTCGGCAAACGTCTTTCGTTGCGCATCGAAGAAATAATGATTAAAGGGAAAGACGTGCCGGTGGTTAACGAGGAGACGCCTCTCAAGGATACGATCTACGAAATTACTTCTAAACGTCTCGGCACTACGTGCGTTGTCGACGATAACGGATTATTAACCGGAATAATTACCGACGGCGATCTGAGACGCCTTCTGGAAAAAACGCTCGACCTGAAAGACCTTAAAGCCTCCGACGTTATGACCGTAAATCCCAAAACCATAAAACCCGATCTGCTGGCTTCGTTTGCATTGCAGGAAATGGAAAAATATAATATCACTTCGTTAATTGTAATTGACGATTTCGGAATCCCCGTCGGAATTGTTCACCTGCATGACCTCGTAAAACTCGGACTTCAAAGAAGATGA
- a CDS encoding DUF3160 domain-containing protein, translating to MKAKVSFLILFLIPLLLSAQNFSLQSYKEFLNSNLNMSPDKLYSLYDAGKFNGSIGYNIDGAKYFDSIKIKYELTEDEIELLKKNGFVVTERISGADFLHIYLDLYKNDIPAIVTTDAILNAFHLSYDVILKEVEIESIIPKLKVLLKGMHEALPQLESKYGSIPELVPMLKDAEVYTATALKLLGENYELLYQDNKKTLDELSGLIDNLSAAGYPLFSSQERKIDFSQFKVRGHYEDTYYPELASYFKTMIWLGRTELYLIPPEEAADNVAKENVQRQIIDAFLISELVETAGVYNEYASIDNLLKAFVGEQDNVTLEELREVFNEAQVQSAVDLLDTNKVNEFQNILATKPYADQKILSQILMSDPMSPEQIKPASAFLLFGQRFVIDSYITNNVTYDRILYNNEKIRRMLPSLLDVMFALGNSAAAQLLKDELEQYHYSANIASLRYLIDSYTNEFWNASIYNSWLNSIRSLNPPEDRSGFPEFMQTAAWWQQKLNTQLSAWTELRHDNLLYAKQSYSGGVVCSFPHGYVEPFPQFYERMKTLAENTYAKLENIDGENQSLKNYFSFFGNVMDTLKTIAEKELNSSPLNENEIRFLKNLLYENMVGCAPVFNGWYYHLIYKSPYGSRDEAPDLIAADYHTSPTDELGNVVGWVKHAGTGRRNLMIVAAEHPNEGLTVFAGPVNSYYEYVTNGFYRIGDSEWEEEYLDKAQRPEWTNVYLADSEGRKMPSGAQLITSVERYEYENAIIPSDIYAQNFPNPFNISTIINFSVPSSMTGSRVKLNIYNINGELIKTLVDEELQAGNYSTQWNGTNQSGNVVSSGIYLYEVRVGNLSKIGKMNLLK from the coding sequence ATGAAAGCAAAAGTTTCGTTTTTAATTTTATTTTTGATCCCGCTTCTTTTATCGGCTCAAAATTTCAGTTTGCAGAGTTACAAGGAATTTTTGAACTCAAATCTTAATATGTCGCCGGACAAACTCTACTCTCTTTATGACGCCGGTAAATTCAACGGATCGATCGGCTACAACATCGACGGAGCAAAATATTTCGATTCGATAAAAATAAAATACGAACTTACAGAAGACGAAATTGAGCTGCTTAAAAAAAACGGTTTTGTAGTAACCGAAAGAATAAGCGGAGCCGACTTCCTTCATATTTATCTCGACCTGTATAAAAATGATATTCCGGCAATTGTAACTACGGACGCTATCTTAAATGCGTTTCACCTTTCTTACGACGTAATCCTGAAGGAAGTCGAGATCGAATCGATAATTCCCAAACTCAAAGTTTTGTTAAAAGGGATGCACGAGGCTTTGCCTCAGTTGGAATCGAAGTACGGCTCTATTCCTGAACTCGTTCCTATGTTGAAAGACGCGGAAGTTTATACTGCTACGGCTCTAAAATTACTGGGAGAAAATTACGAACTGCTTTATCAGGACAATAAAAAGACTCTGGATGAATTATCCGGACTGATAGATAATCTTAGCGCCGCCGGTTATCCTCTCTTTTCTTCACAGGAAAGAAAAATCGATTTTTCGCAGTTTAAAGTGAGAGGTCATTACGAGGATACGTACTATCCGGAATTAGCTTCGTACTTTAAGACTATGATCTGGCTCGGCAGAACCGAGCTCTATCTTATTCCTCCGGAAGAGGCGGCAGACAATGTTGCAAAAGAAAACGTACAGAGACAGATAATCGACGCTTTTTTAATTTCCGAACTGGTCGAAACTGCGGGAGTTTATAACGAATACGCATCTATTGATAATTTATTGAAAGCGTTCGTCGGCGAGCAGGATAACGTCACGCTGGAAGAATTAAGGGAAGTCTTTAACGAAGCGCAGGTTCAATCGGCTGTCGATTTACTCGACACAAACAAAGTAAATGAATTTCAGAATATTCTTGCGACCAAACCTTACGCCGATCAAAAAATACTTTCTCAAATATTGATGAGCGATCCGATGTCGCCCGAGCAGATAAAACCGGCTTCAGCTTTTCTGCTTTTCGGGCAGAGGTTTGTAATCGATTCATATATAACGAACAATGTTACATACGACAGGATTTTGTACAACAATGAAAAGATCCGCAGGATGCTCCCTTCGCTGCTCGACGTTATGTTTGCGCTCGGAAATTCAGCGGCTGCACAATTGCTTAAAGACGAATTGGAACAGTATCATTACTCCGCCAACATAGCTTCATTGCGTTATTTGATCGATTCTTACACGAACGAATTCTGGAACGCTTCGATTTATAATTCGTGGCTGAATTCTATTCGAAGCTTGAACCCGCCTGAAGACAGGTCGGGTTTTCCCGAATTTATGCAGACGGCGGCTTGGTGGCAGCAAAAGTTGAACACACAACTTTCGGCATGGACGGAACTCCGTCACGATAATCTGCTCTACGCAAAACAATCGTATTCAGGCGGGGTGGTTTGCTCGTTTCCGCACGGCTACGTTGAGCCGTTTCCGCAATTCTATGAAAGGATGAAAACGCTTGCGGAAAATACTTATGCCAAACTCGAAAACATTGACGGCGAAAATCAGTCTTTGAAAAATTATTTTTCGTTTTTCGGCAACGTAATGGATACACTGAAAACTATAGCCGAGAAAGAATTGAATTCGTCGCCGTTAAATGAGAATGAGATCAGATTCCTCAAAAATCTGCTGTACGAAAATATGGTGGGCTGCGCTCCGGTATTTAACGGCTGGTATTATCACCTGATTTACAAAAGCCCGTACGGCAGCCGCGACGAAGCTCCCGATTTAATCGCCGCCGACTACCACACAAGTCCGACAGACGAATTGGGAAATGTTGTAGGCTGGGTAAAACACGCAGGCACGGGCAGACGAAATTTAATGATTGTTGCGGCAGAACACCCAAACGAAGGATTGACCGTTTTTGCAGGTCCCGTTAATTCATATTACGAATACGTTACCAACGGTTTTTATCGAATCGGCGACTCGGAATGGGAGGAAGAATATCTGGATAAAGCGCAAAGACCCGAATGGACAAACGTTTACCTTGCCGACTCCGAAGGAAGAAAAATGCCTTCGGGCGCGCAATTGATAACAAGCGTTGAAAGGTATGAATATGAAAACGCTATAATTCCTTCGGACATTTATGCGCAGAACTTCCCCAATCCGTTCAATATAAGCACCATAATAAATTTTTCCGTTCCCTCTTCGATGACAGGTTCGCGCGTAAAATTGAATATATACAACATTAACGGAGAACTTATTAAGACGCTTGTCGACGAAGAATTGCAAGCAGGAAATTATTCGACGCAATGGAACGGTACGAATCAAAGCGGAAACGTTGTTTCCAGCGGTATTTATCTCTACGAAGTCCGCGTCGGTAATTTAAGTAAAATCGGCAAAATGAATTTATTGAAATAA
- the ruvB gene encoding Holliday junction branch migration DNA helicase RuvB encodes MKKRTENLSPSAGSDDVRLEQTLRPRTFNEFTGQSKITDNLKVFIGAALKRGDSLDHVLLTGPPGLGKTTLAHIIANEMGVKIKVTSGPVLEKPGDLAGLLTNLEEHSVLFIDEIHRLSPVVEEYLYSAMEDFKLDIMIDSGPNARTVQIKLPKYTLIGATTRAGLLTAPLRDRFGIKARLDYYDSPLIKRIINRSARLLNIEIEDLAAEEISKRSRGTPRIANRLLRRTRDFADYENKKIIDVDIARKALTALEVDEDGLDEMDKEIILTIIEKFNGGPVGLNTIAVAVNEDAGTIEEVYEPFLIQQGFIQRTPRGREATDLAYARFNRKRGIQNNQQTLF; translated from the coding sequence TTGAAGAAGAGAACAGAAAATCTTAGTCCCTCGGCCGGTAGCGACGATGTAAGGCTTGAACAGACTCTGCGTCCCAGAACCTTTAATGAATTCACCGGACAGAGTAAAATTACGGACAATCTTAAAGTATTTATCGGAGCCGCTCTCAAGAGAGGCGACAGTTTGGATCATGTGCTGCTTACGGGTCCGCCGGGATTGGGGAAAACCACTCTTGCTCATATAATTGCAAATGAAATGGGAGTTAAGATAAAAGTCACTTCGGGTCCCGTTCTCGAAAAACCGGGCGACCTCGCCGGATTGTTGACCAACCTGGAGGAACATTCCGTCTTATTCATCGACGAGATCCATCGGTTGAGTCCGGTGGTCGAAGAGTACCTTTATTCGGCAATGGAAGATTTTAAACTCGACATTATGATAGACAGCGGGCCGAATGCAAGAACAGTACAGATAAAATTGCCCAAATATACGCTCATCGGAGCCACGACGCGAGCCGGTCTTTTGACCGCCCCCTTGCGCGACCGATTCGGCATCAAAGCCCGTCTCGATTATTACGACAGCCCGCTTATCAAAAGAATAATCAACCGCTCGGCGCGGTTGTTGAATATCGAGATTGAAGACCTCGCAGCCGAAGAAATTTCCAAACGTTCGAGAGGAACTCCGAGAATTGCAAACAGACTTCTTCGAAGAACTCGAGACTTTGCCGATTACGAAAACAAAAAGATTATCGACGTCGATATTGCGCGCAAAGCTTTGACTGCGCTCGAAGTTGACGAAGACGGTCTCGACGAAATGGATAAGGAAATTATTCTTACGATTATCGAAAAATTCAACGGCGGTCCCGTCGGCTTGAATACTATAGCTGTTGCCGTAAACGAAGACGCCGGCACAATCGAAGAAGTCTATGAACCGTTTTTAATTCAACAGGGTTTTATTCAAAGAACTCCCCGCGGCAGAGAAGCCACAGACCTGGCATACGCTCGTTTTAATCGCAAACGCGGAATTCAGAACAATCAACAAACTTTATTTTAA
- the rfbD gene encoding dTDP-4-dehydrorhamnose reductase — translation MIKTRILVIGSNGMLGQRLAQYYASRRDKFELLCASIEKESAIKSVPYKTVDITDKNSVKKIILDFFPDFVINAAAYTNVDKAETEREEAWKLNVTGVENLAFYSWTIDAHLIHISTDYIFDGKNGPYIETDRPCPISYYGRTKLAAENSIRANGVRYTILRTNVLYGPAKGGKPDFVKWVINSLKENKVINIVTDQFNNPTFTDDLANAIAKTIEFRKEGIYNIGGKEILSRYEFTQRIADYFKLDKKLIRPILTKDLNQPAPRPLKSGLIILKASTELGYQPHSIEETFAIIKSDLDL, via the coding sequence ATGATTAAAACAAGAATATTGGTCATAGGGTCAAACGGAATGCTGGGTCAGCGTCTTGCGCAATATTACGCTTCGAGACGAGATAAATTCGAACTTTTGTGCGCTTCGATCGAAAAAGAATCCGCGATAAAATCCGTTCCTTATAAAACCGTCGACATTACGGATAAAAACAGCGTAAAGAAAATCATACTCGATTTCTTTCCCGACTTCGTCATTAACGCAGCCGCTTATACGAACGTGGACAAAGCCGAAACCGAGCGCGAAGAGGCATGGAAATTAAACGTTACGGGCGTAGAAAACCTGGCGTTTTATTCGTGGACTATCGACGCTCATCTTATACACATTTCCACGGATTATATTTTCGACGGCAAAAACGGACCTTATATAGAAACCGATCGTCCGTGCCCGATAAGTTATTACGGCAGAACAAAGCTCGCTGCCGAAAATTCTATCCGCGCAAACGGAGTAAGATATACTATTCTTAGAACAAACGTGCTCTATGGTCCTGCAAAAGGAGGCAAACCCGATTTTGTCAAATGGGTTATAAATTCTTTGAAAGAAAATAAAGTCATCAACATCGTAACGGATCAATTCAACAATCCGACTTTTACCGACGATCTGGCTAACGCCATCGCAAAAACAATAGAATTCAGAAAGGAAGGAATTTATAATATCGGGGGTAAAGAAATACTCTCGCGTTACGAATTCACGCAGAGAATAGCGGACTATTTTAAGCTCGACAAAAAATTGATTCGACCGATACTAACGAAAGATTTAAATCAGCCGGCGCCCCGCCCTCTGAAATCGGGTTTGATTATTCTCAAAGCCTCGACGGAATTGGGATATCAACCGCATTCAATAGAAGAAACTTTTGCCATCATTAAATCGGATTTGGATTTATAG
- a CDS encoding LptA/OstA family protein — MRLFFLIISVVIISACSGDNVKPVVSDTPAEGEIPAHESWNSKIIFSNDGVLKAILYADHLRKYDEKRVTLLDGVKIDFYDENKKRPRLLLFEAKSTTEPWICLPTTAWSLSTTAVRF; from the coding sequence ATGAGGTTGTTTTTTCTGATTATATCGGTTGTAATAATTTCGGCTTGCTCCGGCGACAACGTAAAACCGGTTGTCTCCGACACTCCAGCCGAAGGTGAAATTCCTGCTCACGAAAGCTGGAATTCTAAAATTATATTCAGCAACGACGGGGTGTTGAAAGCTATTTTATACGCCGACCATCTGCGAAAATATGACGAAAAAAGAGTAACTCTGCTCGACGGAGTGAAAATCGATTTTTATGACGAAAATAAAAAACGACCACGCTTACTTCTCTTCGAGGCAAAGTCGACGACAGAACCATGGATATGTTTGCCTACGACAGCGTGGTCGCTGTCAACGACAGCGGTACGGTTCTGA
- a CDS encoding OstA-like protein has translation MKKTFFIILFTAVVLFGQGKMLRVEGDSLIGKRINGETIREVRGNVVMYQDDVVIKCDTAIQYTAKNRAELIGNVIAMQDSIIIKTTRGFYYDDARISFSNNGIDYTDGHIRLTADNGYYYYDEKRAFFYGNVVIRDSVSTLKADRFYYYDDADKAVAAGNVTAIDTALIIRADSLINYKSENTTFAFANVSVDDLKNGMLIKGDYLENKNDYSKVTGNAFLMRIDTLDSGETDTLFVKAGIMESFSDSSNRLICADSVRMLKGEFASVNNYAVFYRNVNRIHTYKLPNDQTPPVIWNENAQILGDTIDIITNDNKLERMTIKSDAGTTLNALIVTQNPEYPKRYDQISGAEFEMFFEDGKLIKTVVSGNMLSIYYLYEEDKPNGLIKSSAQNAEIYFENNKVDKVKLFGKPASEYYPENLVTEKELDFTLPDFILIKNRPVKEEFIRN, from the coding sequence GTGAAGAAAACATTCTTTATTATATTGTTTACGGCTGTTGTATTATTCGGACAGGGCAAAATGCTACGCGTCGAAGGCGACAGCCTGATCGGTAAAAGAATCAACGGTGAAACAATACGCGAGGTGCGCGGAAACGTCGTAATGTACCAGGACGACGTTGTAATAAAATGCGATACGGCAATTCAATATACTGCCAAAAACAGGGCGGAATTAATCGGCAATGTTATAGCAATGCAGGATAGTATAATAATAAAAACCACACGCGGATTTTATTATGACGACGCGAGAATAAGTTTTTCGAATAACGGAATCGATTATACCGACGGGCATATAAGACTGACCGCCGATAACGGTTATTATTACTACGACGAAAAAAGAGCTTTTTTCTACGGCAATGTGGTCATACGCGACTCGGTCTCCACATTAAAAGCAGATCGTTTTTATTATTACGACGACGCGGATAAAGCGGTCGCAGCCGGCAACGTAACGGCGATCGATACCGCATTGATTATTCGGGCTGACAGTTTGATCAATTACAAAAGCGAAAATACCACATTCGCTTTCGCAAACGTAAGCGTCGACGATTTGAAAAACGGTATGCTGATTAAAGGCGACTATCTGGAAAACAAAAACGATTATTCGAAAGTAACCGGGAATGCTTTTCTGATGAGAATCGATACGCTCGATTCCGGCGAAACGGACACTTTGTTTGTCAAGGCGGGAATTATGGAATCCTTTTCGGATTCCTCAAATCGTTTGATCTGCGCCGACTCGGTAAGAATGCTAAAGGGAGAATTTGCATCGGTCAATAATTATGCGGTTTTTTACAGGAATGTAAACAGAATTCACACATACAAATTGCCGAACGATCAAACGCCTCCCGTAATTTGGAACGAAAACGCGCAAATTCTCGGCGACACTATCGATATTATTACAAATGATAATAAACTTGAACGAATGACAATAAAATCCGACGCCGGTACGACGTTAAACGCTCTTATTGTTACTCAAAATCCCGAATACCCTAAAAGGTACGACCAGATTTCCGGCGCGGAATTCGAAATGTTTTTTGAAGACGGCAAACTGATTAAAACGGTTGTATCTGGAAATATGCTCAGTATTTATTACCTTTACGAAGAAGATAAGCCGAACGGTTTGATAAAATCGAGCGCGCAAAATGCGGAGATTTATTTCGAAAACAATAAAGTCGACAAAGTGAAACTATTCGGTAAACCGGCGAGCGAATATTATCCGGAAAATCTTGTTACGGAAAAAGAGCTCGATTTTACTCTGCCCGATTTTATTCTCATTAAGAACAGACCGGTAAAAGAAGAGTTCATAAGAAACTGA